In a genomic window of Candidatus Hydrogenedentota bacterium:
- a CDS encoding recombinase family protein: MRETGRNSRNEQTVLRCAIYTRKSHEDGLEQDFNSLDAQREACEAFIRSQAARGWVKAPGQYDDGGFSGGTMERPALKRLLKDIDAGEVNTIVVYKIDRLSRSLLDFFRMVELFEERGVSFVSVTEQFNTTDSSGRLMLGILMSFAQYEREIAGERIRDKVAAAKRHGKWCGGPPPLGYDVDRANKRLVVNEAEAAVVRRIFQRFYQTSSTIQVVRELNADGVATKAWKTKKGKNREGHAWDIGAIRRVIWNQVYTGEVNHNGNVYQGEHEAIIDKELWERTRALLDNNHRTRCHSRRITTDSPLRGLIRCGHCDRAMSPSYTKGQGREVHYYLCQAAHKRGAGACPVSRVPKGEIEKVVVEQIGAVFRTPALVARTFMAARSQEDADRERWNDERARLREELAAIQNKAVEFVRAGGDPGQIMTLNEKASSIGGRLDQVERELGGLGMERITEHDVAKAFGTLEELWEVLFPAEKYRLVHMLVERITVWLDGIDLKLKAVGVAGLVSDLTAYADEARRRGELS, translated from the coding sequence ATGCGTGAGACAGGTCGTAATTCGCGAAATGAACAGACCGTGCTCCGCTGCGCCATATACACCCGCAAGAGCCATGAAGACGGTCTGGAACAGGATTTCAATTCACTGGATGCCCAACGGGAAGCGTGCGAGGCATTTATCCGCAGCCAGGCCGCTCGTGGCTGGGTAAAGGCGCCCGGTCAGTATGATGACGGCGGTTTCTCCGGTGGCACGATGGAACGCCCGGCTCTGAAACGGCTTCTCAAGGATATCGACGCGGGCGAAGTGAACACCATCGTCGTCTACAAGATAGACCGGCTGTCCCGTTCGCTGCTGGATTTCTTCCGCATGGTCGAACTCTTCGAGGAACGAGGCGTCAGCTTCGTCTCGGTCACCGAGCAATTCAACACCACCGATTCCTCTGGACGGCTCATGCTGGGCATCCTGATGTCCTTCGCGCAGTATGAACGGGAAATCGCGGGCGAGCGTATCCGGGACAAGGTAGCCGCCGCCAAGCGGCACGGAAAATGGTGCGGCGGCCCGCCGCCCCTCGGATACGACGTGGACCGCGCGAACAAACGGCTCGTGGTCAATGAAGCGGAAGCGGCCGTCGTGCGTCGTATCTTCCAGCGCTTCTATCAGACGAGTTCCACGATTCAGGTCGTGCGTGAACTGAACGCCGATGGCGTGGCTACCAAGGCATGGAAAACGAAGAAAGGAAAGAACCGGGAAGGCCATGCCTGGGATATAGGGGCGATTCGCCGGGTGATCTGGAATCAGGTTTACACGGGAGAGGTCAATCACAACGGCAACGTCTATCAGGGTGAACACGAGGCTATCATCGACAAGGAGCTTTGGGAGCGAACCCGCGCGTTGCTCGACAACAACCATCGCACGAGATGTCACTCACGAAGGATCACCACGGACTCGCCGCTGCGAGGCTTGATACGATGCGGGCATTGCGACAGAGCCATGAGTCCAAGCTACACAAAGGGACAGGGACGGGAAGTGCATTATTACCTCTGCCAAGCCGCTCATAAACGCGGCGCTGGCGCCTGCCCGGTAAGCCGCGTCCCCAAGGGAGAAATCGAGAAGGTCGTCGTTGAACAGATCGGGGCGGTGTTTCGCACGCCGGCGCTGGTCGCGAGGACGTTCATGGCCGCGCGAAGTCAGGAGGACGCGGATCGCGAACGGTGGAATGATGAACGCGCCCGGCTCAGGGAAGAACTCGCCGCCATCCAGAACAAGGCGGTCGAGTTTGTGAGGGCGGGAGGCGATCCAGGTCAAATAATGACCCTCAACGAAAAGGCCTCATCCATTGGTGGACGGCTGGACCAGGTCGAGCGGGAACTTGGCGGGCTGGGCATGGAGCGCATCACCGAACACGATGTCGCGAAAGCCTTTGGCACGCTCGAGGAACTCTGGGAGGTGCTCTTCCCCGCGGAAAAATACCGCCTTGTCCACATGTTGGTCGAGCGCATCACCGTGTGGTTGGACGGGATAGACCTGAAACTGAAGGCCGTCGGTGTCGCGGGTCTTGTCTCCGACCTGACTGCCTACGCCGACGAAGCGCGGCGACGCGGAGAACTATCATGA
- a CDS encoding DUF2924 domain-containing protein yields MNAKNKEIEAGTNGNARLRGTVLRQLAALAKMKTPELREKWRELNGTEPPAYNRQHLVRRLAYRIQEMYYGGLNERANQRLVELGETDTLASVAKKPEKKTVGAQLAPGTRLRRRWRGIEYEVTVVERGFLYKGKVYRSLTAVSETITGMKRSGRDFFGLPRIRSCKRKLRNA; encoded by the coding sequence ATGAACGCAAAAAACAAGGAGATAGAAGCCGGGACGAACGGGAACGCGCGTCTGCGGGGAACGGTCCTGCGGCAGTTGGCCGCACTGGCCAAAATGAAGACCCCGGAGTTGCGTGAGAAATGGCGGGAACTGAATGGCACCGAGCCGCCCGCATACAACCGCCAGCACCTTGTACGGAGACTGGCCTATCGCATCCAGGAGATGTACTACGGCGGTCTGAACGAACGCGCGAATCAGCGTCTTGTGGAACTCGGGGAAACGGATACGTTGGCGAGCGTCGCCAAGAAGCCGGAGAAAAAGACCGTAGGCGCGCAACTGGCTCCGGGAACCCGTCTCCGACGCCGCTGGCGCGGAATCGAATACGAAGTGACAGTAGTCGAACGCGGATTCCTTTACAAGGGAAAGGTCTACCGCTCGCTGACGGCGGTATCGGAAACCATAACGGGAATGAAGCGAAGCGGCCGGGATTTCTTTGGTTTGCCTCGTATCAGGAGCTGCAAGAGGAAACTGCGGAATGCGTGA
- a CDS encoding helix-turn-helix domain-containing protein: MTGNIEFGKRIQELRKRKMETDPSFSLRQFAAKVGISPTFVSKIENGEFDPPSAENIKKMAALLECNADELLALAGKVDPDIAEIIRKKPKALADFLRVAHGRSEEEIRKMTARMVNPEEKGDAEKQ; encoded by the coding sequence ATGACGGGAAACATTGAGTTTGGAAAACGCATCCAGGAACTGCGGAAAAGGAAGATGGAGACCGATCCATCTTTCTCGCTCCGCCAGTTTGCGGCCAAGGTGGGCATCAGCCCCACGTTCGTGAGCAAAATCGAGAATGGCGAGTTCGACCCTCCCAGTGCGGAGAACATAAAGAAGATGGCCGCGCTTTTGGAATGTAATGCCGATGAACTGCTCGCTCTGGCCGGCAAGGTCGATCCGGATATCGCCGAGATCATCCGAAAGAAACCCAAAGCCCTCGCCGACTTTCTTCGCGTCGCTCACGGCCGAAGCGAAGAAGAGATCCGCAAGATGACGGCTCGCATGGTGAATCCGGAGGAGAAGGGAGATGCAGAAAAGCAGTGA
- a CDS encoding ImmA/IrrE family metallo-endopeptidase, translating into MSRLHSVKYMPKQHIERAAEALIHLYARQYGLPDDAPVPVDAILECSLGLTLEIGDLANRLGLNDVLGATWIESRTVMIDQTLEPTDNPSKEGRFNFTLAHEVGHWELHRFQICDPPDQPSLFDFQTEPSIVCRSSQSREPMEWQADCFAGYLLMPEDRVFKTWAQVYGSSGQYVAFEEIEQLKDRWGEKRPTVKVAREMARRFNVSGQAMQIRLENLKLVLPEKPEPDLFSGGWE; encoded by the coding sequence GTGAGCCGTCTTCATTCCGTCAAGTACATGCCAAAGCAGCATATCGAGAGAGCGGCCGAAGCGCTGATTCACTTATATGCGCGCCAGTACGGCCTCCCGGACGATGCGCCGGTACCGGTGGATGCCATTCTTGAGTGTTCACTGGGGCTGACGCTCGAGATCGGCGATCTGGCCAATCGGCTTGGTTTGAATGATGTGCTCGGCGCTACGTGGATCGAGTCACGGACCGTGATGATCGACCAGACCTTGGAGCCGACGGACAACCCTTCCAAGGAAGGTCGTTTCAATTTCACGCTCGCACATGAGGTTGGCCACTGGGAACTCCATCGTTTTCAGATCTGCGATCCTCCCGACCAGCCATCGTTGTTCGATTTTCAGACCGAGCCGTCCATCGTCTGCCGGTCCAGCCAGTCCAGGGAACCGATGGAATGGCAGGCCGATTGTTTCGCGGGGTACCTGCTCATGCCCGAGGATCGCGTCTTCAAGACTTGGGCACAGGTCTACGGATCATCCGGACAATACGTTGCTTTCGAGGAGATCGAGCAACTGAAGGATCGGTGGGGTGAAAAGCGTCCGACGGTCAAGGTCGCACGGGAGATGGCAAGACGGTTCAACGTGTCCGGCCAAGCGATGCAGATTCGCCTGGAGAATCTGAAGCTCGTTCTGCCCGAGAAACCGGAGCCGGATTTGTTTTCGGGAGGCTGGGAATGA
- a CDS encoding sigma factor, translating to MHHQNKYHELGDYAHDLIKNKARQIIGKAGFTKSDCGDIEQELAMDLLARLENYDPSKSKRSTFMARVVDHRIATLIEERRAGCRDWRLCQESLDDPAWREDDDGAPRGDWYPDPSAADGNDIALTLDLQAALNALPSDLRELWDLLLNTNMHRIAQDTGIPRTTLYYRLKRLRDALSAAGL from the coding sequence ATGCATCACCAGAACAAGTACCACGAATTGGGCGACTACGCCCATGACCTCATCAAGAACAAAGCCCGTCAGATCATCGGCAAGGCCGGATTCACCAAGTCGGATTGCGGAGATATCGAGCAGGAGCTCGCGATGGATCTCCTCGCGCGCCTGGAAAATTACGACCCAAGCAAGAGCAAACGCAGCACGTTCATGGCGCGCGTTGTCGATCACCGGATCGCGACTCTCATCGAGGAACGTCGCGCTGGCTGCCGGGACTGGCGGCTATGCCAGGAGTCGTTGGACGACCCTGCATGGCGGGAAGACGATGACGGAGCGCCGCGCGGTGACTGGTATCCCGACCCATCGGCGGCGGACGGCAATGACATTGCGCTCACGCTTGATCTGCAGGCCGCGCTCAATGCTCTTCCCAGCGACCTGCGCGAACTCTGGGATCTGCTCCTGAACACGAACATGCACCGTATCGCGCAAGACACGGGCATACCTCGAACCACCCTCTACTACCGATTGAAGCGGCTCCGCGATGCCTTGAGTGCCGCGGGACTATGA
- a CDS encoding PD-(D/E)XK nuclease family protein, whose amino-acid sequence MSEKMRTTYSMWSAFRNCRKACEWRYLKELAPLESDHNLAFGAVIHACLELWHRHRDLDRVLEHLDRTYASRCGDEKLLAEWHLATAMVKAYAARYPEEDFEIVALEKGFEEKIVNPATGAPSRSFSLAGKVDGIVRKDGQYFLLEHKTASQIDSGYLERLWGDFQIQLYCWYIEQTFGWRISGVIYNILAKAKLRQKQGETEAEYEARCAELIAKSKTGKTSAKRREPEMDEEFQTRLAEWYAQPDAFHREMLFVSRDQFDTLRAELWELTRSFLDARRRGVFYQNTSQCFTYGRPCPYFALCRSGGSPNVIENFYRRELPHTELRDGENTLDKPAF is encoded by the coding sequence ATGAGCGAGAAGATGCGCACTACCTATTCGATGTGGTCCGCCTTCCGCAACTGCCGCAAGGCCTGCGAATGGCGGTACCTGAAGGAACTCGCACCGCTGGAGAGCGACCACAATCTGGCGTTCGGCGCGGTGATACACGCTTGTCTCGAACTCTGGCACCGCCATCGCGACCTCGACCGCGTGCTCGAACACCTTGATCGCACGTACGCAAGCCGGTGCGGCGACGAAAAACTTCTCGCGGAGTGGCACCTCGCCACGGCGATGGTCAAAGCCTACGCCGCGCGCTATCCCGAGGAGGACTTCGAGATCGTCGCACTGGAGAAGGGCTTCGAGGAAAAGATCGTCAACCCCGCCACGGGCGCGCCCTCGCGCAGTTTCTCGCTGGCGGGCAAGGTGGACGGCATCGTCCGTAAGGACGGCCAGTACTTCCTGCTCGAACACAAGACGGCCTCGCAGATCGATTCCGGCTACCTGGAACGGCTCTGGGGCGACTTCCAGATTCAGCTCTATTGCTGGTACATCGAGCAGACCTTCGGCTGGCGCATCAGCGGCGTCATCTACAACATTCTCGCCAAGGCGAAACTGCGCCAGAAGCAGGGCGAAACCGAGGCCGAGTATGAGGCGCGGTGCGCGGAACTCATCGCCAAGTCTAAAACAGGCAAGACCTCCGCGAAACGCCGCGAGCCGGAAATGGACGAGGAGTTCCAGACGAGGCTGGCCGAGTGGTACGCGCAGCCCGACGCTTTCCACAGGGAAATGCTGTTCGTCAGCCGCGACCAGTTCGACACGCTTCGCGCGGAACTCTGGGAACTGACGCGGTCATTCCTCGACGCGCGCCGCCGGGGCGTCTTCTACCAGAACACTTCCCAATGCTTCACGTACGGCCGCCCCTGCCCGTATTTCGCACTCTGCCGCTCGGGCGGCAGCCCCAACGTCATCGAGAACTTCTATCGCCGCGAGCTGCCGCACACCGAACTGCGCGACGGCGAGAACACCCTGGACAAACCCGCTTTCTGA
- a CDS encoding ATP-binding protein has translation MPLPTAKTPAKRSLSDVSILLYGPSKIGKSTFASQAPDAIFIATEPGLNALEVYQYPVTNWAEFLEVCGELAKGDHPFKTIVIDTIDILYRLCAEHICQKRGVEHESDGSHGKIYGLIKNEIYRVLTKLAHLPYGLILISHSQDRDLETRTGTVTRTVPTLSESFRQIVIGLVDLILYCDVQVEQAEDGTRRYRRVVRTKPNPNYDAGDRFGCLPEVMDLSFPAFAKAFESPKQPAAPAVAGPAKPAK, from the coding sequence ATGCCCTTGCCGACAGCCAAAACGCCCGCGAAACGTTCGCTCAGCGACGTTTCCATTCTTCTCTACGGCCCCTCGAAGATCGGGAAGAGCACGTTCGCGTCCCAGGCGCCCGATGCCATCTTTATCGCGACCGAGCCAGGCCTGAATGCGCTCGAAGTGTATCAATACCCCGTCACGAACTGGGCCGAGTTCCTGGAGGTTTGCGGGGAACTGGCCAAGGGCGATCACCCGTTCAAGACCATTGTCATCGACACTATCGACATCCTCTACCGGCTCTGCGCGGAGCATATCTGCCAAAAGCGCGGCGTCGAACACGAATCCGACGGTTCGCACGGCAAGATCTACGGGCTGATCAAGAACGAAATCTACCGCGTCCTGACGAAGCTCGCCCACCTACCCTATGGCCTGATTCTCATCAGCCACTCGCAGGACCGCGACCTGGAAACGCGCACCGGGACCGTCACGCGCACGGTGCCGACCTTGTCGGAGTCCTTCCGGCAGATCGTCATCGGCCTCGTGGACCTCATCCTGTACTGCGATGTCCAGGTCGAGCAGGCCGAGGACGGCACCCGCCGCTACCGGCGCGTCGTGCGCACCAAGCCCAACCCCAATTACGACGCGGGCGACCGCTTCGGCTGTCTTCCCGAAGTCATGGACCTCAGCTTCCCGGCCTTCGCCAAGGCCTTTGAATCCCCCAAGCAACCCGCTGCTCCGGCGGTCGCCGGACCGGCCAAACCCGCCAAGTAA
- a CDS encoding DUF669 domain-containing protein, protein METNGFPNDEQHDEFDLAQYDDDFAGAPVEEKEFEEPPDGKYQVLVDKVEMARSKQTNAPMLKWQLKIVGPRCAGRYLFRNNMIASPENVKWLKNDLATCGMDVQNLKLSDLPNRLGELLDVTLEVQKKTNGEYVNVYLNKRIHIDLPSSHAANGGEDATGEFLPF, encoded by the coding sequence ATGGAAACGAACGGTTTTCCCAACGACGAACAGCATGACGAATTCGACCTGGCCCAATACGACGACGACTTCGCCGGCGCGCCGGTCGAGGAGAAGGAATTCGAGGAGCCGCCCGACGGCAAGTACCAGGTGCTGGTGGACAAGGTCGAGATGGCCAGGTCCAAGCAGACCAACGCGCCCATGCTCAAGTGGCAACTCAAGATCGTCGGGCCGCGCTGCGCAGGGCGCTATCTCTTCCGCAACAACATGATCGCCAGTCCGGAGAACGTGAAGTGGCTCAAGAACGATCTCGCCACGTGCGGGATGGACGTACAGAACCTGAAACTTTCCGACCTGCCCAATCGCCTGGGCGAACTCCTCGACGTGACGCTCGAAGTGCAGAAGAAGACCAACGGCGAGTATGTCAACGTCTACCTGAACAAGCGTATTCACATTGATTTGCCGTCCAGCCACGCGGCGAACGGCGGCGAAGACGCTACCGGGGAGTTCCTGCCGTTCTGA
- a CDS encoding ERCC4 domain-containing protein gives MDSRIPIITDTREQEAYAFDSQRFSTVRRALPAGDYSLDGSETRVAVERKSMPDFVSTVIRARKRFHAELRKLAEYEFACVVVEASLRDVLEGSYGTGAHPNAVFGAAISICVDWGIPVYFCGDRQTARRFTEDYLERCWRAITNASLGEATQ, from the coding sequence ATGGACAGCCGCATCCCCATCATCACCGACACGCGGGAACAGGAGGCGTATGCCTTCGATTCCCAGCGTTTCTCCACGGTCCGCCGCGCCCTTCCCGCCGGGGATTATTCGCTGGATGGCAGCGAAACGCGGGTGGCGGTGGAACGCAAGTCCATGCCGGACTTCGTCTCCACCGTCATCCGCGCCCGGAAACGGTTCCACGCCGAGTTGCGGAAGCTGGCGGAATACGAATTCGCCTGCGTCGTGGTCGAGGCGTCGCTGCGCGATGTTCTCGAAGGCAGCTACGGCACGGGCGCGCATCCGAACGCGGTTTTCGGCGCGGCCATTTCCATCTGCGTGGATTGGGGCATTCCCGTCTACTTCTGCGGCGACCGCCAGACGGCCCGGCGCTTCACCGAGGACTATCTCGAACGGTGCTGGCGGGCCATTACGAACGCGTCCTTGGGTGAGGCAACGCAATGA
- a CDS encoding DNA cytosine methyltransferase translates to MKQITFGSVCSGIEAASVAWLPLGFRALWYSEIESYPCRVLAQRFPETPNLGDITRPEFTGWVAEFGRPRIIVGGTPCQAFSVAGLRKGLADDRGNLTLRYVEICDAIGPDVCVWENVPGVLSSEDNAFGCFLGALAGADWPFEPGPRPDLGKSSRLWRWNRTQGRHIPRWSGAGFCGGPRRRAAWRILDAQYFGVPQRRRRVFVVACTRASGVDPAEILFERESLHGNPAPGGPAWTPVARAVTASTGGASAKEQQLTFVGADGSPLNALETAHALPARHDGSEDGTGRGIPLVTSAVTAKWAKGTGGPSGDECQNLLSWPKRIAPSLTARFFNDQGIDNQHVNGGCGLYVPDALPDVLAFDCKNDPAPGALSPPLRAMGHLESHPNGGGQVAVAAPILEPGSRTGVSTDDIRCGDGIGAPGDPMFTLQAGRQHGVMVHWAQGGGDVEDGTAGALRAEGEHSYQFLRQEMGVRRLTPRECERLQGFPDDFTLVDWPDAHRPKDYEDMTAYLIASGWPEAIARGLAKTPDGHRYKALGNSMATPVMQWLGMRIGKALS, encoded by the coding sequence ATGAAACAGATTACATTCGGGAGCGTGTGCTCGGGGATCGAAGCCGCCAGCGTGGCCTGGCTGCCGCTGGGTTTCCGGGCGCTCTGGTACTCCGAAATCGAGTCCTATCCCTGCCGCGTGCTGGCGCAACGCTTTCCGGAAACGCCGAATCTGGGCGATATCACGCGTCCGGAGTTCACGGGCTGGGTGGCGGAATTCGGGCGTCCGCGTATCATCGTCGGAGGTACGCCCTGCCAGGCGTTTTCCGTCGCGGGACTGCGCAAGGGGCTGGCCGACGATCGCGGCAATCTCACCCTGCGGTACGTGGAGATTTGTGATGCGATTGGTCCGGATGTGTGCGTTTGGGAAAATGTCCCAGGAGTGCTCTCCTCTGAGGACAACGCCTTCGGGTGCTTTCTCGGCGCTCTGGCCGGAGCCGACTGGCCCTTCGAACCCGGTCCCCGCCCCGATCTGGGAAAGAGCAGCCGCCTCTGGCGTTGGAATCGAACTCAGGGGCGACACATTCCGCGCTGGTCAGGCGCTGGTTTTTGCGGCGGACCCCGGCGCCGCGCGGCATGGCGAATTTTGGACGCGCAATATTTCGGAGTGCCCCAACGGCGCCGCCGTGTCTTCGTTGTGGCATGTACTCGAGCCTCCGGGGTCGACCCCGCCGAGATACTTTTTGAGCGCGAAAGCCTGCACGGGAATCCTGCGCCGGGCGGACCGGCGTGGACGCCAGTTGCCCGCGCCGTTACGGCGAGCACTGGAGGCGCAAGCGCAAAAGAGCAGCAATTGACGTTCGTCGGGGCCGATGGTTCGCCCCTCAATGCCCTGGAAACGGCCCACGCCCTGCCCGCCCGTCACGATGGCAGTGAAGACGGCACCGGGCGCGGCATCCCGCTCGTTACCTCGGCGGTCACCGCCAAATGGGCAAAGGGCACTGGAGGACCTTCGGGCGATGAATGCCAGAACCTCCTCTCATGGCCCAAGCGTATCGCGCCGTCGCTCACGGCCCGGTTCTTCAACGACCAGGGTATCGACAACCAGCACGTGAACGGCGGCTGCGGACTCTACGTCCCGGATGCGCTTCCGGATGTTCTGGCCTTCGACTGCAAGAACGACCCGGCGCCCGGCGCATTGTCTCCGCCGCTGCGCGCCATGGGGCATCTGGAAAGCCATCCCAACGGCGGCGGCCAAGTGGCCGTGGCCGCGCCCATTCTCGAACCCGGCTCGCGCACGGGTGTCTCGACGGACGACATCCGCTGCGGTGACGGCATCGGCGCGCCCGGCGATCCCATGTTCACGCTCCAGGCTGGACGCCAGCACGGCGTCATGGTGCATTGGGCGCAGGGCGGCGGAGATGTCGAGGATGGCACCGCGGGCGCACTGCGCGCGGAGGGAGAACACAGCTACCAGTTCCTGCGCCAGGAAATGGGCGTGCGCAGGCTGACGCCGCGCGAGTGCGAGCGGCTGCAGGGCTTTCCGGATGATTTTACGCTCGTCGACTGGCCGGACGCGCACCGTCCCAAGGACTACGAGGACATGACCGCTTATTTGATCGCCTCTGGATGGCCGGAGGCAATCGCACGGGGACTCGCGAAGACACCCGATGGGCACCGGTACAAGGCGCTCGGAAACAGCATGGCCACACCCGTAATGCAGTGGCTCGGCATGCGAATCGGAAAGGCATTGTCATGA
- a CDS encoding AAA family ATPase, whose product MKRSPSILRGNIEKVFYAGPKFSAGRLRDEDGRSRSFAGNLFAVEGQHVALAGHWETHPDYGQQFKVDHVEVEMPGDPEGLARYIANHPEVKGIGPTRAAKIAHAFGEDFEDALLHSPERIAEVAKVPVSIIENLRAVWMTSRRFNAVMTWLSAFGLTHHQAGTLIEKLGNNAQAVLEDNPYHILREIKGLGFKKVDQIARKMGTPKEHQPRIRAGILHCVHDAVSQGDCWVECEDLIDRANTLLIMDCLDSRERIEKELDALIRENQLACADLGGRLVAALPFIHEQETMLAQWFAQGAEEVARVDVPDLDTVLERVCPSLNAKQAQAVRTALTRRISLISGGAGVGKSFCVSAIAAASEELGLDVALTAPTGKAAKRIEELSSREAKTIHRLLGYDGSAFAKGPDDPIEADLLIVDEVSMTDVSLAWHLFQAIDLKRTAVVLVGDHNQLPPVGPGNILRDLIQTRAVPTTILDVCVRQAGVLKENSAAILTGDVRKTSDKRPDGRCAWYLVDQFTDPMGVDKCLRELFENVLEEKLGFDILRDVQVLTPTHKGPLGTTALNEQIQRLVQRKRFGVEVPPHAANRRAPLYPGDKVIQIRNNYDLGVMNGAVGFLMEILQDGTHLFEFDGVPVTIKKSDQALRDIQLGYCLSIHKAQGSEFPCVITVVHKAHSFMHHRNLFYTGVTRARTSAIILGDRWGVRNCAAKVQVDARKTFLSQFLRVNRPAPAAAPWESEDLQIAAQG is encoded by the coding sequence ATGAAACGTTCACCATCCATCCTTCGGGGAAATATTGAGAAGGTTTTCTACGCCGGGCCGAAGTTCTCGGCGGGCCGACTCCGCGATGAGGACGGAAGATCCCGCTCCTTTGCGGGCAACCTCTTCGCAGTGGAAGGGCAGCACGTGGCGCTGGCCGGGCATTGGGAGACCCATCCCGACTACGGCCAGCAGTTCAAGGTCGACCATGTCGAGGTGGAGATGCCCGGCGACCCCGAGGGTCTGGCGCGCTACATCGCGAACCATCCCGAGGTGAAGGGCATCGGTCCGACACGCGCGGCGAAGATCGCGCATGCCTTCGGAGAAGACTTCGAGGACGCGCTCCTGCATTCACCGGAGCGCATCGCGGAGGTCGCGAAGGTCCCCGTTTCCATCATCGAGAATTTGCGCGCGGTCTGGATGACCTCGCGGCGGTTCAACGCGGTGATGACATGGCTGTCGGCTTTCGGGCTGACGCATCATCAGGCGGGAACGCTCATCGAGAAACTCGGCAACAATGCGCAGGCCGTGTTGGAGGACAATCCCTACCACATCCTGCGCGAGATCAAGGGGCTGGGCTTCAAGAAGGTGGACCAGATCGCCCGCAAAATGGGCACGCCCAAGGAACACCAGCCGCGCATCCGGGCGGGCATCCTGCATTGCGTGCACGACGCCGTGAGCCAGGGCGACTGCTGGGTCGAGTGCGAGGACCTCATCGACCGCGCCAACACGTTGCTCATCATGGATTGCCTGGACAGCCGCGAGCGTATCGAGAAGGAACTCGACGCGCTCATCCGCGAAAACCAACTCGCGTGCGCCGATCTGGGCGGACGTCTCGTGGCGGCGTTACCGTTCATCCATGAACAGGAAACAATGCTGGCCCAATGGTTCGCCCAAGGCGCGGAAGAGGTCGCTCGCGTTGACGTCCCTGACCTGGATACCGTACTCGAGCGCGTCTGCCCCAGCCTCAACGCCAAACAGGCGCAGGCCGTGCGGACGGCGTTGACCCGGCGTATCAGCCTCATCTCCGGTGGCGCGGGCGTCGGCAAGAGCTTCTGCGTGTCCGCCATCGCGGCAGCCAGTGAGGAACTGGGACTCGATGTGGCGCTGACGGCGCCCACGGGTAAGGCCGCCAAGCGTATCGAGGAACTCTCCAGCCGCGAGGCCAAGACGATTCACCGCCTGCTCGGTTACGACGGAAGCGCCTTCGCCAAGGGACCGGATGACCCCATCGAGGCGGACCTGCTCATTGTGGACGAGGTCTCGATGACGGACGTGTCGCTGGCGTGGCATCTATTCCAAGCCATCGACCTCAAACGGACCGCCGTGGTGCTCGTGGGCGACCATAACCAGTTGCCGCCGGTCGGTCCCGGCAACATCCTGCGCGATCTCATCCAGACGCGCGCCGTGCCCACGACCATCCTCGACGTCTGCGTGCGTCAGGCCGGCGTGCTCAAGGAGAACTCGGCGGCCATCCTGACCGGTGACGTGCGCAAGACCAGCGACAAGCGTCCCGACGGGCGTTGCGCGTGGTACCTCGTGGACCAGTTCACGGACCCGATGGGCGTGGACAAGTGCCTGCGCGAACTCTTCGAGAACGTGCTCGAGGAGAAGCTCGGCTTCGATATCCTGCGCGACGTGCAGGTGCTCACGCCGACACACAAGGGGCCGCTAGGCACGACGGCGTTGAACGAACAGATACAGCGGCTGGTACAGCGGAAACGCTTCGGCGTGGAGGTCCCGCCGCATGCGGCGAACCGGCGCGCGCCCCTGTATCCCGGCGACAAGGTCATCCAGATTCGGAACAACTATGACCTCGGCGTGATGAACGGAGCCGTGGGATTCCTCATGGAGATATTGCAGGACGGCACGCATCTCTTCGAGTTTGACGGGGTTCCCGTCACCATCAAGAAGAGCGACCAAGCGCTGCGGGATATCCAGTTGGGGTACTGCCTTTCAATTCACAAAGCGCAAGGCAGCGAGTTCCCCTGCGTCATCACGGTGGTCCACAAGGCGCATTCGTTCATGCATCACCGGAACCTGTTCTATACCGGCGTGACCCGGGCGCGGACCTCGGCCATCATCCTTGGCGACCGCTGGGGCGTGCGCAACTGCGCGGCCAAGGTGCAGGTGGACGCGCGCAAGACGTTTCTGTCCCAATTCCTGCGGGTGAACCGTCCGGCCCCGGCGGCGGCGCCGTGGGAATCGGAGGATCTTCAAATCGCCGCGCAAGGGTAG